The stretch of DNA TACCTGAAGTAGCATTCAGAGTAGGGTTTTCAGTAAGGATGAGACCTGTACGGTTTGCCCCTAATGTCCTGTATTTCAACATTTCGAATTGATATCCGACCAATACTTTAAAATAATGACCGCTTATTTCTTTCGAATATTCCGTATAAACATTTGCATTATAATAGTTCGAACGGTTAAAGCTTTCATCTACATAAGAGTTCCCATCTGTCATTACAGGATTACCGGCCACATCGTGTATAAAGAGTTGCTGACGGTCATAATGTCGTAAGTTCTCTACTAAGTTAAAATTATAATCTCCGATAATTCTCCAGCCTTTAATTGGTTCCAGCGTAACGTTGAACTGATGGGACATCCTGTCATTTATATTTTTCTCCCGTCCGGCTTGTACAATTTCCATATAGGGACTCGGACTGTCAAATATATATCCGTTCGGATCATAAACCGGTACCATAGGCCATCCCTGTGCAGCCACGCGGTATTCCCATCTACCTTTACCGGAAGAAGGTTGCTCATACCTTGCTCTTATAAATTTTCCGATATACGACAACGACAGCCAATTCGTTATCTTAGTATTGATTTTTGCCGTTACGCCTATACGGTCCTGAGTATCTCCTCCGAGTTTCATCATACCCGGGGCTTCCAGATAATTTCCCGAAAGATAATATGAAACATTATTGGAACCACCGCTCAACGCAAGATTATGTTCGTGAGCAAAGGTACGAGGTTTATATATAGTTTTAAATACATCCACATTATCATTACCGGCTGCATATCCGCTCGCCCATCTTTCAGGATTCGCCGGATCGACGATAGTCGTCATCGGGTATTGCTTTCCATTATAGGTATTCATAGGAATTTTACCATCCTGAAAATCTTTTATACGCTGCAGCCATTCCGGAGTAAAAAATTGCGGTTCACCGCTATACCGCTCCATATCATTATAGAACAACGCAAAAGAATAAGAATCGGCCATTTCCGGCAAAGAGATCGGTTTGTTGGAACGAAAACTTCCGTCATAAGTAATAACCGGTTTTCCCTTCTTCCCTTTTTTTGTGGTAACCAGAATAACACCGAACGGTGCACGCGAACCGTAAATGGCAGAAGAAGCCGCGTCCTTAAGAACAGAGATATTCTCCACGTCCTGCGGATTAAGTGTATTGATATCGCCTTCCATTCCATCTATAAGAACCAACGGACTTCCGCTGGAACCCTGGCCTATAGTACCTAACCCCCGGATACTAATTGACGGATTCGTTCCCATCATCCCCCCGTTGGTATTACTGATATTCAAACCGGGCACAGCTCCCTGAAGAGCCTGTACTACATTCGACACCGGTCTGTTTTCTATGATCTTCGAATCTATAGCAGAAACAGCTCCTGTCAAATTCACTTTTTTCTGAGTACCGAAACCAACAACGACAAGCTCATCCAGTTGGTTGATACTTTCTTTTAATGTGATAAACAATTTTTTTTGTGCATCGGCTACGACATCCTGGGTCGTATAGCCGACATAAGAAATCGTCAAGGTAGACTTATCCGGCGCATTTAAAGCAAATGTACCGTTAACATCAGTCATTATTCCGGTCTTGGTACCTTTAATATAAACTGACGCCCCAATAATAGGCTCTCCGCTTTCATCCACAACCACCCCCGTCAGCTTTGAATTTTGTGCAAACAAGACGGCCGTCGAGAAAAAACAAACGAGCACAGTTACAAACCTGAAAGAGCGAAAACAGTTTACCGCTCGTTTCAATCGTTTTGAATTCTTACTTTTCATTGTATTCGAATTAAAGATTTAACCATGATATATTATTATCTGTTTCAAATAATCCTCCGATATTACATAAGTCTTTCAAATAATGTATTTTAAGTATATTCCTTCTATTTTTATTTATTGGATTCAATGCGCAATCAGGCCCCTCCCGAAAAGATAATGAGTACAAGGCCCGTGATGAAAAGGAGGAACATTGCTGTTAAAAGTGTATATATCAGCTTCGAAGCATTTTTAAATTCTTTCCATACAAATACGCCCCAGATTGCAGCGACCATTGTTGCTCCCTGACCTAATCCGTATGAAATAGCAGCACCGGCCTTACCGGCGGCTATATAGCTTAAAGAAGTTCCCAAAGCCCATATACAACCACCTAAAATACCTATAAGATGCGTTCTGAAACTGCCATGAAAATAGTCATGATATGATACAGGAGTTCCTTCAAAAGGTCTCTTCATAACGAGCGTATTAAACAAGAAATTGCTCAATAAAATTCCTGCAGAAAAAATAAAGAAAGCTCCGTAGGGGGTTAACAATCCTGAAGAGGGCCGACAAAAGTTCTCCAGATCCATCGAAGCTGCGACAAACCGGTAAAAAAAGGCCATCAGAATACCGGCGAAAACAGCCAGTACAATTCCCTTAACATTCACTTTTCCTTTATTCGTTGTATTGTTTTTCCGAGCTGCTATTCCATTCAGAACAATTGCTATCACAACAAGCAATACGCCTATAAACAGGATAAAGGGATCTCCCTTCGGTTGCGCGAAATAATTAATAAATACTCCTAAAACCAAAGCGATACCCACTCCCAGCGGAAAAGCAACAGCCATACCGGCCAGAGAAACCGATGCTGAAAGCAAAATATTGGAGGCATTAAATATAAATCCCCCTGCCACAGCACTGGCAACATTCTTCAAATCGGCCTGTCCCAAATCGGATATAAAAGAGCGACCGGCATCCCCATGACTGCCTAAAGTCAATCCCATCAAAATACTGAACAAGAAAACACCTATTACATAATCCCAATAAAACAATTCATAACGCCAGCTTTTCGCTGCTAATTTCTGAGTATTGCCCCATGAACCCCAACATAGTATCGTAATAAAACAAAATACTATGGCTAATGAATAACTCTCTACTATAAACATCTCGATCTAAATATTCAAATTCGTACTTCTTTTCTGTAAGGAATAGAACTTTGTGCACCTTTTCTCGTAACAGAAATACCTGCTGCGGTATTCGCCATTTTTACTGCGTCCGTAACCGATAATCCTTCAGATATCCCAACACAGAAAGCGCCACAAAAAGTATCGCCTGCAGCCGTCGTATCAATAGCTTCTCTTTTTTCAGCAGAGATATGCAGAAATATCCCGTCACATTTTACAAATGCACCACTTCCACCCATCGTTATAATCACATTTTTTACCCCTTTGCGACTTATCGCATCTGCAGCGGCGCAAGCAGAATTGCTGTCAACTATTGTTATACCGGACAGCATTTCCGCTTCAATTCTGTTTGGAACAATGGCATAGAGGTACTTTAGTAAGCTATCCGGAATATTTCTCATAGGAGCAGGATTCAAAATGACTTTACTTCCGCTTCGATATGCTAACTTGGCTACATACTCCACAGTTTCTATAGGTGTTTCCAATTGCAATAATACGATATCGGACTTTTCTATAATATCTTTAGCTTTATCTATATCTTCGATACACAACCGGGCATTCGCTCCCGAAGCAACAACTATACTGTTTTCTCCTTGTTTATCTACAGTAATCAATGCAACACCCGTAGGGATTTCCGGATCTATGAAAACATAACCGGTATTGATATTCTCCGCCCGAAGTACTTCCATAGCGTTTTTTCCCAGCAAGTCATTTCCTATCTTAGCAATGAAAACCGGTTTTTCCTTACCTAACCGGGAAACAGCAACTACCTGATTGGCACCCTTCCCTCCGGAATTCATAAAAAAATCATTTCCAAGAATCGTTTCACCGGGGGCCGGAAGCTTATCTGCCCTTACAACCATATCAATATTGAAACTTCCTACAACAACTATTTTTTCTGTATTCATAAAGACAGGAACATAAAATTTACACCATACAAAACCTCGAAGAGAAAATATTATATCAGAACATTGTTCCGAATAGACTGGAACAATGTTCTGATGATTTGATTATTGAACAGCTACCTTGTATGCTTTACCTTCAACTTGAACAATGTAAATACCTTTTGCAGAAACAGTATACGGTTCATCGGCGTTGAAAACATCTGTCTGTCCTGATACTGAAATAATTTTTGCCTGAGTATCCGAACCTTTTACAAAGACCATACCATTCGCTGCATACACCAATACGTCATTCGCGGATATACCTTCTACCGCATCTGTTCCATATTTTTCAAACTCATACAGCGAACCAAAATCCCCAAATCCATAGAATACAAGATTACCATCCAGCATTCCATGCATAAAATCATTTATTTTGTAATCATTATCATAGCTTCCGTTAGCATTACATATACCATAGAAGAAACTGCCATCATCTATTCTCCGGTCGATTTTCCACGCTCCGTCCCAAGAAGAAGAACTTACTACGAATTTACCATCGGAATAAATCATTTTCGCACCATTTTCCATATTGGCTTTATTATAAATATTCACTCCCGTAATATTATTTCCGGTAAACGCCCATAATTGATTATCCGACTCTTCTTTAGCCGCCGTTATTACGCCCGTACCATCATTAGTCAAGTAGCCTTCTGCGGCCCGGCGTACATTTTTTACTTTATACCAAACCATATTGTCATCCGTGCTTATAGTGAACGGCAGGTCTATCAAAGCCAGACTATATTGATAACTGGCTTTTTTCAGATTATTCAGGGCGGCACTTACATTACTCTGTGTAGAAGAGGGATCATCCACGACAGCCTGTGCAATAGCAATAGCAGCCTCAAAGGCACTTATGCCTTCGGCATACTTTTCGGCTGTTGCAGGATTGCTCTTGTCATTATTTACTTTAATGGTATACTCTTCAATAAGTGCAATCAAAGCTGAAAAATCCACTACAATTTCCTGGCTGGCATCTTCAAAAATCCACGCACAACCGCCTTCAGTTGCCGTATGTCCATAGAATATGATGCCTATATCCAAAGTACCATGGAGGTAGTTATCATTTGTAGCCGTACCGGGAAGAAGACCATACAACCCATTATCATCTTTAATAAGCCAGGAATGATTCCATTCTGTATCGGCAGGCGCCAACTGGGCAGTTCCATTACCTCCTTCAACAGATATTAATCTTGCGCCATTTTCCAAAAAGGCTTTATTATAAATCTGAAATCCGTCAGTTTCATTACCGACAAAACACCACAGAAAATTATCCGCATCATCAATATCGGCCATTATCACAGCCTGATTGTAAGCCTCAGCCTTCATATAAGCCGCTTTGCCTCCATCTGCCGCACGTAGATTTTTTATACGATACCATGTTGCTCCTGCACCCGTATCGGTACTTGGCGTAACAGGCAGTGCAGCCAGAAGTGCATTCTGGGATATGAGCATAATAAATGCAATAAGTAAAAATAGATTTCTTTTCATGATAAATGTGATTTAAAAAGTTAACAATCAAATTACAGAGAACACCTTAATAAATTCAGCATAATGGCATTATCATCACACTTAAAAAATAGTATTTTTTATTATAAAATTAAAATATTAACAAAAAAAGAAGTTTATCCTTTAGCTATACAGTATAAAGTGTTTAACACCGAGCAAATAGAATATAGTTTATACATTACACAAAAGAAAATTCAAATTCAATATAAATTGTATCTCCTGAAATCCCGTCCTCGTCTTAATCAGGAACGAAACTTCAAATTATTGATACGACAATATATAGTGATCAGCACTTTGTGATAATAATTATAAATAAAACCGATAAATAAGCAGATGAAAAGTTATTTCATAATATTCTGGCAATCAAGGTAATTCTAATAAACCTTTTTCATTGGGCAGTCATAATGTTAATGAACTAATCTAGCATGTTTTATTATCAGACCGGAAGCGAATGCTTATTATTTATTTTCTAAAAACACCCTATCCGGCCCGATTTTTTATCTGAAACTCCTTTTTTATTACTTATAAATCGGTTTTTTCAATTTATTCCCAATCCATAACACACCGAAGAGAGGCTCCCTCTGCCTTGACAGTGGAAGCTACGTGAATCAAAGGATAGTCGTTAAATATGGCTGCATTATGCGCATTCTGCGGAAAACCAGGATTTGCGTCAGCATCTGCTGTCCAGAAAAGAGCTAAAGATGTATCGTCCATAACAGTAGTTCCGTTGAAATATCCTGTCGGAGTTGCGGTAAATCCTGTCATATTGTTCTTTAAAAGATTGTCTCCAGCAGTATAAAGGTTACTGGTTTCTTTATATGACCAACCGTAAGTAGATGCTAATGCCGATGCTATGGTCTGTTCCTGTCCTGAAATCAAAATTTCCACTGTACCTTGCAACTCGTCCCAATCTGCTACAGTGGGAATCCTCCAACCTCCTGCAGGGGCTATTTTTTCACTCGATGCTGCAAACCAGTTATAATAAGTCTTTTCTTTTGCCACGACATATGCGGGAGTAGATAATCCGCTCCAGGTTTCGCTGTTGCCTAATTGAATATCCGTTCCATCATTATATTTCGTAGTTTTTAGATTTTCAGCCATCCAAATCTGGAAGCCAATCTGAACTACCTTATAGTGATTACCCGAGCCGTCGGTACATTCTACAAAATAGAATTCCATTTCGCTGTCCGAAACCGGAACATCGGTAACTATCGTAGAACAATTTCCCGAATGACCTGTATAGATAATCCGGTCTCCTTCATTATAAAGCATTGCAACCGTACCGGCAACTGCTTCCGGAGCTTCCTGAACGCGAACCGGTTTCTTTGCCGTCTTACCTACATAAGAAACTGCGGGTGCCACCTGAGTATTATTGCGTTCCAAATACTTAGTATGGTATGCATATCCTTTGCCCGTTACACTGACCACATACGCACCCATAGGTAATGACAAATCAAACGTATTTTCTCCTGCCGAAACATTTTGTTTAAGGCCTGTCATTTTCTTACCATCCAATCCGAATACTTCAACCACGGCATCTCCCTGTTGTTTAGCCTGGAAAGTTACAATCGTCTTCCCGTCAGCACCAAATACACGAAGGTTTCCGTTCTCATTGCCAATTTGCTCTATTCCTTCCGGAGTAGGAGTCAAGACTAACGTTCCTCCTCCTTGTACGGTTTTGGTCTCTCCCGTATTTACATTGAATACATCAACCGATTCAACAGTCTCGGCTGCACCTGACCCGATAAAAGTAATCGAATAATCGGCACTCAAACCGGGTAATGATGTTGCGCATAATAATGATAAAAGAATTAAGTAATTTTTTGTCTTCATAATCATATAGAATTTAAGTTGTGAATAAAAACTTTTTTTATTTATTATATATACATCAAAGGTAGAATATAATTTACTCTTATATTTATTCGTAAATTGCTATAAGCTATGGAATATTTGCACTATTTCCTATTAAGTAAAAATAAAACCTATCTAGCGTAATAAAACCTACTGTTTTCAGGAATCAAATATAAATATATATATAAATGATTAAAGCAAATTTCGCAAAATCTTTCTATACAAATCCGTATTTAACATTGTAGCATCAATTACGATAACACCGTACTTACGCATTCTGTTCTATTTAAACTTCCACGAATATAAATGCCCATATTTGTTCCACTGAAAATTAAATTATAATATATTATTTGCTCTATTACTCAAAAAAATCGTTGATACAGGTCTCAAGAACAGATGGCTTTCACTAATATGTAAAAAGTAGCTCCAATTAAAATATATTCATCATCTTAATAGCATACAAGCAGTTATTTGTCAATTTAATAAACCCGAAGCAAAATTATCAACTTCATCTCCGGGTTTATTTCCCAATTCATAACAACTGATTTTATTTATATTTTGCCGGTTTAGCTGTAATGTTCCGTACAAAATAATCTTTTATACGGGTTTGTTGCTCAGGAGTCGTAGTCAGGTAAACATGTTTGCCTTGTTCATTTTCTTTAAAATGGCTGACTCCTTTTTCATCTATAGAAACGAATCCTTTCGGTGATTCATGAAAAAAAGCACTGTCCGGTTCCATTACATATAAAACAGCCGTAACATCCCAGGTAGGGCGGTCATAAGGCATTTCTGCATACATAGAATATCCATCGACCATGGGATGTTTCGGCGACCACTTAAAATCATTCTGTATACTTTTTCCGGGATAAAGAATCTTTTCTCCCAATTCGTACGGAGTAAATACAATTTCAGTCGGCCATTCAGTAAATACTTTTTGAGCAGAAGGAATATCCATCAGTACGTTATATTCCGAATAGTCATCTTTATCAAAACAACCGGCCATTACAGAAAGTAATTTTACTTTTTTGGCAATTAGTTCCGAGCCGCTCAAAGAAGAATATTCATCTGCAGGAGTATCCAGTAAGCGAACAAGATTGGTGGAAAAGCCGACAGATATAACAGTAACGGAATTATCAGGCTGTTCCGATAATAGTTTCCGGTAAAGTTTCGATGCGTCCGGAAGCGATTCATAATCGGTAAGTGTTCTCTCATATTTGGGCTGTCCGTTTTCTTCCATCATACAAACTTTGGTCGTAAAATTCATATCATTCGTATCCAGTGTTTCCCCTTTCTTCAATATACCGACGGGAATCTCCGGATAACCGTACCACGTTCCCATAATATCAATATATTCAGGAGCATAACGATAGTCCTTGTTCAACATGATCGCCAATATGTTTACACGACCTTCGTCTTTATATTTATATAATAAATCCAACGCCAATGCATCGTCCACATCGTTTCCCATATCGGTCTCGAAAATAACATTTACCGGAGAAACGGGTACTTGTTGTTCTTTTTTTCCGCATCCCAGTAAAAAAAATCCAAGACACATAAGTATTACTATTTTGCTATAACTGTTCATATTTCAAAGTTTTAAATATAATAAAAAAAAATATTTCGTGATATTAATTCTTTATCGTGCGCTTTTGTCCATTTTAAATACCAATGTTCCTCCGGCCATGATCTCTTCATAAGTAATTTTGAAATCTGTTAAGTCGGCACCATTTAGTTTGACCGATTTTACATATTTATTATGATCCGACAGATTCTCTGCGATAACCGTAAATGATTTTCCTTCGGGCAGCTCTATCTTTACTTTGGGGAGCTGCGGCGCACCGATAACAAACTCACCACTAACCGTATTCACCGGATAG from Barnesiella propionica encodes:
- a CDS encoding multidrug DMT transporter permease, with amino-acid sequence MFIVESYSLAIVFCFITILCWGSWGNTQKLAAKSWRYELFYWDYVIGVFLFSILMGLTLGSHGDAGRSFISDLGQADLKNVASAVAGGFIFNASNILLSASVSLAGMAVAFPLGVGIALVLGVFINYFAQPKGDPFILFIGVLLVVIAIVLNGIAARKNNTTNKGKVNVKGIVLAVFAGILMAFFYRFVAASMDLENFCRPSSGLLTPYGAFFIFSAGILLSNFLFNTLVMKRPFEGTPVSYHDYFHGSFRTHLIGILGGCIWALGTSLSYIAAGKAGAAISYGLGQGATMVAAIWGVFVWKEFKNASKLIYTLLTAMFLLFITGLVLIIFSGGA
- the rbsK gene encoding ribokinase yields the protein MNTEKIVVVGSFNIDMVVRADKLPAPGETILGNDFFMNSGGKGANQVVAVSRLGKEKPVFIAKIGNDLLGKNAMEVLRAENINTGYVFIDPEIPTGVALITVDKQGENSIVVASGANARLCIEDIDKAKDIIEKSDIVLLQLETPIETVEYVAKLAYRSGSKVILNPAPMRNIPDSLLKYLYAIVPNRIEAEMLSGITIVDSNSACAAADAISRKGVKNVIITMGGSGAFVKCDGIFLHISAEKREAIDTTAAGDTFCGAFCVGISEGLSVTDAVKMANTAAGISVTRKGAQSSIPYRKEVRI
- a CDS encoding nucleoside hydrolase codes for the protein MNSYSKIVILMCLGFFLLGCGKKEQQVPVSPVNVIFETDMGNDVDDALALDLLYKYKDEGRVNILAIMLNKDYRYAPEYIDIMGTWYGYPEIPVGILKKGETLDTNDMNFTTKVCMMEENGQPKYERTLTDYESLPDASKLYRKLLSEQPDNSVTVISVGFSTNLVRLLDTPADEYSSLSGSELIAKKVKLLSVMAGCFDKDDYSEYNVLMDIPSAQKVFTEWPTEIVFTPYELGEKILYPGKSIQNDFKWSPKHPMVDGYSMYAEMPYDRPTWDVTAVLYVMEPDSAFFHESPKGFVSIDEKGVSHFKENEQGKHVYLTTTPEQQTRIKDYFVRNITAKPAKYK
- a CDS encoding FISUMP domain-containing protein, translating into MKTKNYLILLSLLCATSLPGLSADYSITFIGSGAAETVESVDVFNVNTGETKTVQGGGTLVLTPTPEGIEQIGNENGNLRVFGADGKTIVTFQAKQQGDAVVEVFGLDGKKMTGLKQNVSAGENTFDLSLPMGAYVVSVTGKGYAYHTKYLERNNTQVAPAVSYVGKTAKKPVRVQEAPEAVAGTVAMLYNEGDRIIYTGHSGNCSTIVTDVPVSDSEMEFYFVECTDGSGNHYKVVQIGFQIWMAENLKTTKYNDGTDIQLGNSETWSGLSTPAYVVAKEKTYYNWFAASSEKIAPAGGWRIPTVADWDELQGTVEILISGQEQTIASALASTYGWSYKETSNLYTAGDNLLKNNMTGFTATPTGYFNGTTVMDDTSLALFWTADADANPGFPQNAHNAAIFNDYPLIHVASTVKAEGASLRCVMDWE
- a CDS encoding SusC/RagA family TonB-linked outer membrane protein; amino-acid sequence: MKSKNSKRLKRAVNCFRSFRFVTVLVCFFSTAVLFAQNSKLTGVVVDESGEPIIGASVYIKGTKTGIMTDVNGTFALNAPDKSTLTISYVGYTTQDVVADAQKKLFITLKESINQLDELVVVGFGTQKKVNLTGAVSAIDSKIIENRPVSNVVQALQGAVPGLNISNTNGGMMGTNPSISIRGLGTIGQGSSGSPLVLIDGMEGDINTLNPQDVENISVLKDAASSAIYGSRAPFGVILVTTKKGKKGKPVITYDGSFRSNKPISLPEMADSYSFALFYNDMERYSGEPQFFTPEWLQRIKDFQDGKIPMNTYNGKQYPMTTIVDPANPERWASGYAAGNDNVDVFKTIYKPRTFAHEHNLALSGGSNNVSYYLSGNYLEAPGMMKLGGDTQDRIGVTAKINTKITNWLSLSYIGKFIRARYEQPSSGKGRWEYRVAAQGWPMVPVYDPNGYIFDSPSPYMEIVQAGREKNINDRMSHQFNVTLEPIKGWRIIGDYNFNLVENLRHYDRQQLFIHDVAGNPVMTDGNSYVDESFNRSNYYNANVYTEYSKEISGHYFKVLVGYQFEMLKYRTLGANRTGLILTENPTLNATSGIDQNGQTVAPGVSGGLANWATAGYFGRVNYDYKGRYLFEANLRYDGTSRFQNKNKWNLLPSVSLGWNVARERFWEDYTQYVGNFKIRGSYGSLGNQNTNAFYPTYSVMGTAMAAGNWLINGVKPNIASAPSDVNEYLTWEKIRTYDVGVDLSFLNNRLTTSFDYFIRYTNNMIGPSPKLPAVYGLSGDQIARANNTDMKTQGFDFEIAWQDRLSNGLSYNVRFTLSDAISTILKYPNNPTHNIGYANQYEGSIYYTTFNEGERYGNIWGYTTVGMAKTQEEMDAHLASLPNGGQTALLSGKENSWGAGDIMYADINGDGKIDAGSNTLNDPGDRSVIGNITPRFNFGLDLGAEWKGIDLRLFFQGVMKRDYFNQAYMFWGAGRSMWESTVLKQHLDYFRDDPEHPLGLNMDAYYPRPSTPEIWDYAMGKNRCVQTRYLQNAAYIRLKNLTVGYTLPKVWTNKIKLEKVRVYLSGENLWTGTKLTKIFDPETIDNPTNASYPLNKTYSVGISVTI
- a CDS encoding DUF6383 domain-containing protein; the protein is MKRNLFLLIAFIMLISQNALLAALPVTPSTDTGAGATWYRIKNLRAADGGKAAYMKAEAYNQAVIMADIDDADNFLWCFVGNETDGFQIYNKAFLENGARLISVEGGNGTAQLAPADTEWNHSWLIKDDNGLYGLLPGTATNDNYLHGTLDIGIIFYGHTATEGGCAWIFEDASQEIVVDFSALIALIEEYTIKVNNDKSNPATAEKYAEGISAFEAAIAIAQAVVDDPSSTQSNVSAALNNLKKASYQYSLALIDLPFTISTDDNMVWYKVKNVRRAAEGYLTNDGTGVITAAKEESDNQLWAFTGNNITGVNIYNKANMENGAKMIYSDGKFVVSSSSWDGAWKIDRRIDDGSFFYGICNANGSYDNDYKINDFMHGMLDGNLVFYGFGDFGSLYEFEKYGTDAVEGISANDVLVYAANGMVFVKGSDTQAKIISVSGQTDVFNADEPYTVSAKGIYIVQVEGKAYKVAVQ